The Paramixta manurensis region ATGTCGCAGGATGAGATCGAAAAAGCCTTAATAGAGGATGGCCTGGATATTGGTATCGCCTTTGATGAGCGCGGATCGCCGGATATTGAGGTGCAGCCGTTGCTGGAAGAGACGCTGGCGCTGGTGGTCGGACAGTCTCATCCTGCCGCCGGGCAAAAAGAAATTAATTTGGCGGCGCTCGGAGATGAGCATCTGGTATTGCTCAGTGAAGCCTTTGCCACCCGTGGGCAAATTGATAGCTATTGTCGGCAGCACGATATTCGTTTGCAGGTTGCCATTGAGGTGAACTCAATTGGTGCGGTGACCGAGATTGTGCAGCGTACCCATTTGGCGACACTTTTACCGATGACGATTGCGCAGCAACATTCGGCGTTAACCTCTATTACCCTCAAACCGACATTGCTGCAACGCACGGCGGTATTGTTGCAACGTAAAGGCGGCTGGCAAACCGCCGCCGCACGCGCTTTTATTACGCTGGCGCACCAACAAGCCCAGGCAATGATGACGGATGTATTACCGGACTGAATAGTCACTATGGTGATTTTTAATTGGTGACCGGCGAAAGGGGCTGCTTATAGTAGGGCTTTTCGTGTCGGTATTACGCCTGGCGTGTGCCAATCAGTTGAGGTGATGAAATGAACAATAAACGCTTTATTAATGCGCGAGCCGCCGACGGAAGCCCGCTCAGCTTTGAGGTGAAAGAGGGGCGCTTTGCCGCGTTCGGCGCGGATCTGCCGGACAATGCTGCCTCCGATAGCCTGATTGATTTGCAAGGGCGCTTAGTGTTACCGGGCCTGGTTGATGGGCATATTCATTTGGATAAAAGTTTTCTCGGCGGCGAATGGCAGCCACATCAACCGGTATCCAGCCTGCGTGAACGTTTAGCGGTGGAGAAGGCGTTACTGGCACAGGCGCAACCGGTTGAAGAACGCGCCAGTATGCTGATCGAGCAGGCGATTTCGTGGGGAACGGTGGCGATGCGTAGCCATGTGGATGTGGATGCCACCACCGGATTAACGAATCTGCATGCGGTGATGGCCGCGCGTGAGCAGTGGCGCGACAAAGTAGCGATTCAACTGGTGGCTTTTCCGCAGGCGGGCGTGATTTCCTGTCCGGGCAGCGCGGCGGTACTTGAATCGGCGGTGAAAGAGGGCGTGGAGGTGATTGGCGGTATCGATCCGACGACGCTGGATGGCGATGCTAACGGTCAGTTGGATATTTTGTTCAATTTGGCGGCGCGTTATGGCGTGCGAATGGATATTCATTTGCATGAGCCGGCGAACCAAGGCGCGCAGCAACTACAGCGTATTGCCGACCGTACGCAGGCGTTGGGGTTAGCAGGGCGCGTGGCGGTGAGCCATGCTTATGCGCTTGGCGATGTGTCGCCATCAGTACTGGAACAGACGGCGCGTAGTTTAGCCGATGCGGGCGTGGCGATTATGACGAATGCGCCCGGCGATCACGCTTTTCCACCGATTTTGACACTGCGCGCTGCTGGCGTGCGAGTATTTGCCGGTAACGACAATATTCGTGATGCCTGGTGGCCGTATGGGAATGGCGATATGTTGCAGCGTGCGATGTTGATTGGCTATCGCTCTGGTTTTAACACCGATGAAGAGTTAAATGTGGCGCTGGAGATGGCGACGACCGCAGCGGCTGAGGTGTTAGGGGTGGACGGTTATGGTTTAGCGCCGGGGAATGAGGCGAATTTTATCGTGATTGATGCGCCGAATTCCGCCGCCGCCGTTGCGATGACGCCGTCTGCGCGTGAAATTTATCGCCGTGGCGAAAAATTAGAGGTGCGTCGTTACGGTTGAATTATAGTATTAGCGTTAATTATTTAATTTAATTAGCGCTAATACTGTATTTAATAATACTTTAACGTTATTTAGACTAGTAAAAACAACCTGTAATTCTATTTTTTATTCTGGACTTTTCCAAAAGATACGATAAATTAATCCTCTTTTTAAGGACGAAAGGGATTGAAATAACGGGATGTTAATAAACGATAAAAAAAGCAATGTGACTGGAGAAGGGAGGTTGCGTCTAATCACACTGAGCGAGATCGCGATGGCCCATGCGATTTTTGGTCATACGATTGCATATAACCGCGTCTGGATTCATTGTGGAAGTTATCTCCCTGCAGGACTGTAAAGTGAAGGTGTTGCTATGTCCCCGAATGGAGAGATTTATTTCCGAAAAGAGCTTTATAGAAGTGATTACTCTTCTCCAATTGTTGGCATAGCTTTACAGCACACATTTATCCATGAGTTGGCTCATGTTTGGCAGTCTCAGCAAGGGATGTGGGTTAGATCAAGAGGGTTATTTAGTTGGGCGGCTAATTACTCCTATATTCTTGATGAGAAAAAAAAGCTTACGGACTATTCACTTGAACAACAGGCACAAATCATTGCTGATTACTGGTTATTAATGAGATTTGGTTTTAATGAATGGAATTTTCAACGTATCCCTGGTAGATTAGTTACGTTTCGTAAAATTATTGATCGGCAACAGATTTTGCCTCTTTATCAAAGTACATTATCTGGTTTCATGCCAATTAGGTGAATGCGTCATGAAATATTTTTCACTTTTTACTGTTTTATTCCTGTTCGCATGTAAAGCCAGCGATCCACGGCCGAAAGTGTATTCTGCGGAGGTTACGGTAAGAGAAGGAGATGTTTGTGTGTTAGCGCCAGCCACTCACGGTGAGTTTCTTTCCTCGCTGGAGATCGATGGGACCGGGGACGTGAAGCGCCTAAGAAAATATTTTTCTGGTAATCCTGACACTATTTATCTCTTAAACCGACAGTGCGTGCCCCTGTTTGGTTATCGTTTTAGGCAAGGTCATTCTTACGGTGTTTCAGTGCTACTCGAAACGCTGGAAGGCCAGAAAAAGGGTGAGGCAGGCCGTATTTTTACCGTCTCTTTTGCTGTTAGCGGTGATAGAGATAGCCAATTACGCGTCAGTAAAATTCAGTAGTGGCGTGATAAAGTTGCAGGATTTTTTCTGTTGTTACCTTATTTTCGTGAGGGCGGCGCATGCGTCGTCTTTTTGCCAGGTAAACAAACCGGTTTAAACCCTTTTTTTGATTATATAGTTAACTTATTGATTTTATATGATCTATTTCGTGGGAAAATAAAAAGGGTTTTGAGGAAAAAATAATGCTTTTCTCTGGCAGAACAAGGATATAGGCTGTTTGGGCTAGTGTTCACTGCCGTACAGGCAGCTTAGAAAGCGGCGGCGGAATATCAGGAAACGCTGGATAAGTTCACTGCCGTACAGGCAGCTTAGAAAGAGATAGAAATATCCCTGGTTGATATAAAATGGTTCACTGCCGTACAGGCAGCTTAGAAACGCGAGTGTGCAGCTCCGGGTGTCGTGGCGAAGTTCACTGCCGTACAGGCAGTTTATAAAACTCAATGCCTTAAGAGATATTATTTCTCTTGCTTAACTTTTCCACTACTACTTATTGTATATATTTTCTTTGTGGTTATTGTTATAGGGCCATTGAGTCCTTTTTCTACTGTCATTATTCTGTCTTTATCAATACAGTTAGGGCCATTTTTGATGTCACTAAAACATTTTAGATCAGATGTTTGTGTACTTAGTCTTATATCTTCTTGTGAGATATTTTTATAACCATCACCGAAAGACCAGAATGTTATTGCAAACCGACCCTTGTCGTCTTTGTGAGGAATATGATATTTATTTTCTATATCGCTTTGATTGTCCAGCCACCATTTTATTTTCCCGCTATCAGTAATGGGGAAGTTTTTAACAACAATATCACTAAAGATACTATCTTGATGAACAGATATTATTTTTGCGGGCAGGCTTATCCTGTATATTGCTGATAAAGCAACAATGACGATTAAAGTAAAGGTGAGCTTTTTCTTTGTAATTCTCATTTACTTTTCTCCTGATATAGTTATGCTTGCCTGCATGTTTGTAAAAAACGGCTTAAACCCTAAATTATCCCAGCGTTGCAAGACGAACCATATTCGAAAAGCTCTTAAATAGAGAAGCTTCGCGATCTCTGGTTTTTTTGGCCGCGACCTGTTGAACGCACTGAATATCGACACTTCCTCACAGGTCCAGGGGTTAACGACATCGGACACGTCATCAAGATCAAACTCCTTTCTGAGTTGCCTCTCTGTAAGGTCGCCATACTTCATGTCGTCGGCGCTGTGATCGTTAAACCTGTGCTGTGTCTGATAAATAGTGCATGGAAGCTGCAACGCTGGCATAAAAATTTCCTTATTGTAATAGCTCAGCCTGTGGGTCCAGATGTTGCTTATAGGTCCGTATCATAACTTGTACTAATTGATTCATAGCCTTGTGTATTTATCCACGCTGTATGAATATCAGGATGATGCGCCAGGCCGGAGGTTTCCATGCCAGACTCAGCCGCCTCAATAGCACATGAATTTAGTAACGGTGAGAATTTGGATTCCGAGGCTATATGTCATATTGGCTGAACCCTTTTTGGGGTTATAAAACTAACTTATTGATTTTATGTGATCTATTTTGAGAGCAGATAAAAAGGGTTTTGAGGAAGAAATAATGCTTTTCTCTGGCAGAACAAGGACATAGGCTCTTTGGACTAGTGTTAACTACCGTGCAGGCAGCTTAGAAAAGCGGGTGATCTGCGATTTGTCCACCCAACCGTTCACTGCCGTGCAGGCAGCTTAGAAAGGGGTAAGCGTTTTTTGGGATGACGGGGTTTTGTTCACTGCCGTGCAGGCAGCTTAGAAATTTGTAGATGTCGTAAGTGCCGGTGCGCATTAGTTCACTGCCGTGCAGGCAGCTTAGAAATACACGGCCACGCTTGATACGATTTACGGAGAGTTCACTGCCGCACAGGCAGCTTAGAAACGGCGACGATCGAGGCCAGCGAATTCTTGCAAGTTCACTGCCGTACAGGTAGCTCAGAAATCTGCTGGCGTGAAGTCGTAGGGCAGAGGATGATTATCCGAGTAAGGCCTGGTCAATCAGGGCTTTTAGGCAAAACTCTGTAAATCACGTACACCGCAAGTAATGTCAGTGCGATATAGATAATTCTTTCATGCCACGTTTCGAAATGAAAAAACCAGTAGGCACAAAGGAAAATTAAAATCCCTCCCAGTAATGCGCCCAGATAGTGAACGACTGAAAAAATTATTTTTTTTAGTGACCCGTTTTGGATGTCATTTCTTTTTGAGTTCATTTTCCACCGCATCAAGAATCTGGTTAAAAGCTGGGGTTCCATGCACCCACATGATATGAAGAGCTTCAACGAATGGCTGCAATGCTGGTTCTACGAAAAAATAAAGGAAATCATAATTATGTGGACGGAGGGAATTGTAAACTTCCGGCGCGTAGGTTTGCAGTCTTTTAGGAGCCCTTAACCTTGCTCAACAGCGAAGGAAATCAGCGAGGCATTATCATAACTTGTCCTAATTGATTCATAGCCTTGTGTATTTATCCACACTGTATGAATATCAGGACGATGCGCCAGGCCGGAGGTATCCATGCCAGGCTCAGCCGCCGCAAGGGTATATAAATTTAGCAACGGTGAGAATTTGGATTCCGAGGCTATATGTCATATTGGCTGAACCCTTTTTGGGGTTATAAAACTAACTTATTGATTTTATGTGATCTATTTTGAGAGCAGATAAAAAGGGTTTTGAGGAAGAAATAATGCTTTTCTCTGGCAGAACAAGGATATAGTCTCTTTGGACTAGTGTTCACTGCCGTGCAGGCAGCTTAGAAAATGCTGCCCGCGCATGAACCACGTTGGTGCAGTTCACTGCCGTGCAGGCAGCTTAGAAATTATAGCTTGCCTCGCCGATGGTTCCCTTCTCGTTCACTGCCGTGCAGGCAGCTTAGAAATAAAGATCTGCGCGATAAGGAAGAAGTCACAGGTTCACTGCCGTGCAGGCAGCTTAGAAAGCACTGTGGGAGCAGGCGCTGGATGACATTGCGTTCACTGCCGTGCAGGCAGCATCTCGTCAACGGCGAACCGCTTAGCTGGCGGGGATCGATCCGATACCGTAATATATTGACACTCCACGTTGGAATCTTACGGTACAGGCAGTAGGGATAAAACATGATTGATCAGGTTCGTACTTTTCTAACGAAAAGTGAGCTGGCTTACCAAACACTGCTTAGCGCAATTCAAAGCGGAGAACTGAAAGCAGGTCAAAAGGTAACGCTCAATGAGTTGGCCGATCGGTTAGGTATGAGTCTGACACCGGTGCGGGATGCGTTTACGCTATTGGCCGAACAGGGGTTTATTATCCGCAAACCGCACTATGCGGCGGTCATCGCCGAAAAAAAACTCAGCCGCACAGATGAGGTATCGTTATTACGCGCCATCCTTGAGCCCGAAACCGCACGCCTCGCCGCCATGCACGCCAATAAAGCGCAGATTGATGAGATTGCCGACGCGTATAACGCTTCGCTTGAAGCGGTAAAAAACCAAAACGCGCGCGAACTCAGCCGACTCAATGAACTGTTTCATCTAAAAATAGCGGAAGCCAGCGGCTCTACGTTATTGGCCGAATTTATTACCAGTTTATGGAAAGCGCTGCCGGTTCAGGGCATGACCCTGAATGGCGATACGGTGGCGACCCTTAAATCACACGCCGATATTTTAACCGCCATCAGCGAAGGCAACCCGGACGAAGCCCGCGCGCTAATGGCCGGGCATGTTGGCCACGCCGCCGATCGCGGACGCGCCTATCTCGACAGCCTTCAGTCATCAGCGCCGGAAGATAAACCGGACTGAGCGGCGTCAAGCGGAGGTGGCGCGAAGCGATAGTGGTGGTGTTCCAGTATTTCCGCCAAAGCGATACAAGCACGATCGGCCCCTGAACGGCCAATAATTTGTGCGCCAACGGGCAGACCCGTTGCGGTGCGCATCAATGGCACGGTAGTCGCAGGTAATCCGCAGGCGGAAGCCAATCCCAGCCAAAAATAGTCATTCGCCGAGGGCAAAGTACGTCCATCCACCGTTAAGTAGCGATCCTCTTTCGGTAGATTATTAAATAGCGGAAAGGCAGCCGTGCTGGCGACCGGGCACAACAAAAAATCCACTTGATCAAAGAACGCTTGCCAGGCAGCCATTAGCCGATAACGTTGCTGGTTCAACGCCAGCCACTGACGATGACTAAGCACATTACCACGCAGCAACAGCGCGCGATAACTGGCATCATCATCTACCAGATTGTCTCTAAGCTGCTGATGACGGCTAAAGGCTTCGTCGCTCTGTCGGCCACTGGTCGCCGCACGCAACAGCTGAACATAAACCTCATAGCTCTCACGGCTGGAGAAAGCGGGTCGTACGGTATCAACCACTTCAATGCCAGCCCGGCGTAACGATTCGCCAGCCTGTTCCAGCGCCAGACGAATCTCACTGCTCACCGGGAAGTGAGGATCATCATTCCAAAGGGCCACCCGGAAATGTGTACCATGGCGCGGACGCGCATCGTCAAGGATCGCCTGCATACGCGGCCAACTGTGGGGATCGGGCTGCGCCAACAGATCAAGCGCTAGTCGTAAATCGCCCGCGCTACGGCTCAGCGGCCCAAAGACGCTAATATCCGCAGGGGCAACATGGCCCGGCTGTGCATGACCACGACCGGGTATCACACCGTAACCCGGTTTGTGCCCCCACACGCCGCAGTAATGGGCCGGCATCCTAATCGACCCGCCGATATCACTGCCAATTTCCAGTGCGGAAAAGCCACAGGCTAGCGCCGCCGCTGAACCACCGGACGAACCGCCCGGCGTGCGCTGGTTATCCCACGGGTTAAGCGTGGCGCCATAGTCGGGGTGACACGTTTGCCAATCGGCAAGGTTAGGAGGGACGTTGGTTTTACCCAACAAAATAGCCCCGGCCTGTTTCAGGCGCGTAACCGCCAGCGCATCGTTACCGGCAATATTATCCCGTAGATGCGGCAGGCCAAAGGTCGAAGGCAAACCAGCAACATCCCACGACTCTTTTACCGTTATCGGCACACCATGCAGCGGGCCGAGCGCCTGACCGGTTTCCTGTGCTTTATCCGCCAGCCAGGCCTGCTCCAGCGCCTGCTCAGCCAATAAAATGACCACCGCATTTATATGTGGGTTATGGCGCGCAATTTGTTCCAGATGCGCCTCTACCAGTTGAACCGCGCTGATTTCCCGACGCTGAATGCGCGCCGCCTGCTGAAAAGCAGGGTCGAACAGTGAGAAAGAAGGGCTTATCACATCATCACCTATGGTTATGCGAAAAGGTTCGAAAGTGAACAGTTGTTTTCGCGACGTTTTTCTTCATATTAATGCCAAATATATTTTATAAAATATTAAAGGTAACTAAAGATATGCAGACAACAGCTATGCGCGGACGCGGCATTGTTGCCGTATTACTGTTGGGGTTAAGCGCATTTTCTCTCCAGGCGAAAACCACACTCACCCTTGGCGCGGCGCAAAACTCGCTGGGTTCTTTACCGCTGGTGATTGCGCAGCAAAAAGGTTTTTTCGCCGATGAAGGACTGCAGGTCGATACCGTATCGTTTAAAGGTGGCGCCCCGGCGGTGCAGGCATTAGCCGGTGGTAGCGTGGCGGCTTGCATTTGCGCCGCCGACCATGCGGTACGCTTACAAAACCGCCATCTCGGCGGGCGGGTACTGGTGGCGTTGACCGAGCACCATGGCTACGGGTTGGTTGCGTTAGCCAATAATCCTGCCGCTCAGTTGAGCGATTTACGCGGTAAAAATGTTGGCATCACCTCACCCGGTAGCCTGACGGATAACACGCTGCGCTACTACATCAGCGAAAAAGGATTGAACGCCGAGCGGGATTTCCGTTTGGTCGGCATTGGTACCGGCGGCCCGATGCGTGCGGCAATCGAGAGCGGAGCGGTGCAGGCGGGAATGTTAACCACGCCGGATGTGCAGGCGGCGCTGGCCGACCCGCGCTTCAAATTGATTCAGGATTTCCGCACCTTACAGTATCCGGCGCTGGACCTGGTGGTGGTTGATCGTTGGTTAAACGCTCACCGTGATGAGGCGCAGCGCCTGACGAGAGCGGTTATCAAGGCAGAGCAGGTGATTCAAACCGATCCGGTCGCGGTACAGGCGGGCGTCGATAAGATGTATCCCCGCCTGTCGCCAGCGTTACGTAAGGTACTGGCGGAAGAAGCGCCGAAATTGTTATCACACGACGGAAAAATGGCGCCGCAAGGCTACCAGTTGATGGTGAAAATGCTCAAGGTAGCCGATCCGACGCTCAGCGCGCCCGACTATAGCGCTATTACGGTGCCCGATCTGTTAAGCAAAGGGTAAGGAGTCGGCGTGAGTAATTTGTTTACTTCTTCTCAACTTCAGCCCAAGCGGCAGGCGGATAACGCGCTGCGGAAAAATGCCGCTACGTCGCGCCGAATCTTCAGCCAGCAAGTCCTGTTTATCTTGGTTTTATTGTTAGTGTGGCAGGCGGCAGGGAGCTGGTTTATCGATCCGTTCTGGGTGAGCCGCCCCGGCGATATTGCGTTGCGACTCTGGCAATTAACCTTAAACGGCGATCTGTGGCGCCATACCGCAACCACCCTGAGTGAAGCCGGCTCCGGGCTGATTCTGGGGGCGGTAGTGGGTATTGCGCTAGGGCTGGGATTGGCGCGTTTCCGGGCTATCGCTAATGTGGTGGAGCCGTTACTGATGGGGCTATATAGCCTGCCGCGCGTTGCGCTGGCACCGTTATTTGTTCTGTGGTTTGGCATCGGCCTGTCGGCCAAAGTGATGATGTCCTTCTCGATGGTGCTGTTTGTTTTCATGTTAAACGTGCTGGAAGGAGTACGTTCACTTGACCGCGACCATATTGATTTGATGCGCACTATGCGTGCCAGCCCTCGTTATATTCTGCGTCGGATCATGCTACCGGCCATTCTGCCGTGGATTGCGGCGGCGGTGCGTATCGCCGTGGGTCTGGCGCTGATTGGTGCGGTGGTCGGCGAATTGATCGGTTCCAGCGAGGGGGTCGGTTGGTATATCGAAAACGCCGCAGGTCAACTCGATTCTACCGGGGTGTTTACCGGCATCATTATTCTGTTGGTGCTGGCAATGATCGCCAATTCGCTAATCGGCCGGGTCTTCCGGCGCATGACGGAGTGGCGCCAATGACTGCCAAAATAGACATCAGACAATTGTCGGTACAGTTTTCTGGCAGCAGCGGGACGGTGAATGCCATCGACCGCCTCTCTCTCAGCGTCGCGCCCGGCGAGTTTGTCGCTATTGTTGGCCCCTCTGGCTGCGGTAAATCGACCTTGTTACGGGTGATCGCCGGGCTGGTGGAGGCCGCTTCCGGACAGGTGCGTATTGATGGCGAACCGGTGAGCGAGCCACCGCCGGGAGTCGGCTTTATGTTTCAGCGCGACACGTTGCTACCTTGGGCGACGGTTGCGGCAAACATCCGGGTTGGCTGTGAACTCTCTACATTGGCGCCCGCCGACTATGCACGGCGCGTGGCTGAGCTCATTGAGCTGGTTAAATTAAACGGTTTCGAAGCGCACTATCCTGGCGCACTCTCCGGCGGGATGCGTCAGCGCGTCTCTCTTGCCAGGTTACTGGCCTATGAACCGGAGCTGTATCTGATGGATGAGCCGTTCGGCGCGCTGGATTATCAGACAAAAATCATGATGGGTCGGGAACTGCTGCGGATCTGGGAAAGCCGTAAACGCAGCATTGTGTTTGTCACGCACGATATTGAAGAGGCGGTGGCGTTGGCCGACCGGGTGATCGTGATGAGCCCGCGACCAGGACGCATCGTCCAGGATTATCGTATTGACTTGCCCCGGCCGAGAGAGCCGCGCGCGCTACGCGGTAACCCGGAATTTTCCAGACTGTGCGGCATGATCTGGGCCGACCTCGCGCAAGCGAGCGGCGAGACCCTTTGATAGCCCACGGCGCATTACAGTAGGTCGCAGTATAAAAATAAGGAACAACGTGATGAAGATTCGCATCGGTGCCCATCCCTCTAATTTGACGTTAACCGCGCTGACCCACTATCAGCCGTTGCAGCAGTTGCTGCTTGACGCCGGTTTTGAGCCCGAATTTTTATGGTATCCCGAAGGTAAAATGATGCACCAACTGGCCGTTAGCGGCAAAGTGAACGTGATTGGCACTGGCACCACGCGCGCGGTGGTGGCGCAGGCAGAACAAGTTCAGTTGGCCTATATTGGCGCCTCGCGCCCGCGGCGAAGCTGGTCGGCGATTTTGGTAACGGAAAACGCGCCGATTCGCCGTGCCGAGGATCTGGCCGGTAAACGTATTGGCTTTATCGAAGGCTCTTTTCAAACTTACTTTCTGCTGGCGACGCTTGAACAGGTAGGGCTGAAATATGCCGATATTGTGCCGGTAAATTTATTGCCCGGCGCTTCGCTGGCTGCTTTACAGGCCGGAGAGGTGGATGCGTGGATCGCGATGGACCCTTACCTCAGCGCGGCGTTGGCGGGCGGAGGCTTGCGCAAAATACAGGATTGTGGCGATGTGATTGCCAACCGCTCGGTTTTTTGGGTCTTACCGGAAGTTGTCGCCGCCGGAGAAGGCAAAGTTCGTGCGCTGTTCGACGCGTTGGTTGCGACCGATGCGTGGATTGGTGCGCATTTAACCGAAGCGGGCGAGCTTTTTGCGCGAGTGATTGCCAATGGGTTGACGCCGGAAGAGTGGACGCGTGGGCTACACGGGCGTGAATGGGGGATTTCCGCACCCGATGAGCAACTGTTCGCCGAGCAGCAGGCGGAAGGGGATTTGTTGTTCCGCCACGGCCTGCTGGCGCACAAAATTGATATTAATGCGACGCGTTTACCGTTTCAGCTTGATGCGGTGGAGGTATAACGAATGGGCCAACAGGTCGAATTCTTCTGGCGCATCCCGACTCATGGTGATGGGCGGTCTGTCTCATCTAAGGCCTGGAATCGAGGCGACTGGAAAACCGCGACATCGCACTCTATCGCGCCGGGCAACGGCGATAGTTGGGGGTATATCGATTATATGGCGATGGTAGCGAAAGCGTGTGAAGTCGCCGGTTTCGATGGCGCGCTGGTGCCGACTTCACTGCCGAGCGACGAACCTTTGATGGTTGCGGCGGCGCTGGCACGGGAAACCCGCACGTTACGTTTTATGACGGCCTTTCAGCCTGGTTTTATTACTCCCGCCTATGCCGCGAAAATGGGCGCAACGCTGCAACGTATCAGCGGCAATCGCCTGGAATGGAATGTGATCACCGGCGGCAGCGCTCCGGCGCAGCGCGCCTACGGTGATTTTTTACCGCATGATGATCGTTATGGACGTACTGGCGAATGGCTGGAGGTGATTGAAGGATTGTGGCGCGGTTCGCCTTTTGATCATCAGGGAGAGCGTTTTCAACTGGAGGGCGGTGGGTTATCCACGCCACTACTCCATACCCGTAAGCCGGGCGTCTATTTTTCCGGCTCTTCAGAGGCCGCGTTAGCCGTTGCGGCGCGTCATGCCGACTTTTACCTGATGTGGCTGGAGCCGCTGGCGGATATGCAGGCGATGATGCAGCGGCTG contains the following coding sequences:
- the cynR gene encoding transcriptional regulator CynR, whose amino-acid sequence is MLLRHIRYFLAVAEHGGFTPAAQALHVSQPTLSQQIKQLEERLGAQLFERGVRHTLLTDAGKAYLTWARRALSDLDAGERAIHDVQSLNRGSLRIGMTPTFTAFLVGPLLAAFYQRYPNITLRVAEMSQDEIEKALIEDGLDIGIAFDERGSPDIEVQPLLEETLALVVGQSHPAAGQKEINLAALGDEHLVLLSEAFATRGQIDSYCRQHDIRLQVAIEVNSIGAVTEIVQRTHLATLLPMTIAQQHSALTSITLKPTLLQRTAVLLQRKGGWQTAAARAFITLAHQQAQAMMTDVLPD
- a CDS encoding amidohydrolase family protein; this translates as MNNKRFINARAADGSPLSFEVKEGRFAAFGADLPDNAASDSLIDLQGRLVLPGLVDGHIHLDKSFLGGEWQPHQPVSSLRERLAVEKALLAQAQPVEERASMLIEQAISWGTVAMRSHVDVDATTGLTNLHAVMAAREQWRDKVAIQLVAFPQAGVISCPGSAAVLESAVKEGVEVIGGIDPTTLDGDANGQLDILFNLAARYGVRMDIHLHEPANQGAQQLQRIADRTQALGLAGRVAVSHAYALGDVSPSVLEQTARSLADAGVAIMTNAPGDHAFPPILTLRAAGVRVFAGNDNIRDAWWPYGNGDMLQRAMLIGYRSGFNTDEELNVALEMATTAAAEVLGVDGYGLAPGNEANFIVIDAPNSAAAVAMTPSAREIYRRGEKLEVRRYG
- a CDS encoding type IV secretion protein Rhs, with amino-acid sequence MSPNGEIYFRKELYRSDYSSPIVGIALQHTFIHELAHVWQSQQGMWVRSRGLFSWAANYSYILDEKKKLTDYSLEQQAQIIADYWLLMRFGFNEWNFQRIPGRLVTFRKIIDRQQILPLYQSTLSGFMPIR
- a CDS encoding putative T6SS immunity periplasmic lipoprotein is translated as MKYFSLFTVLFLFACKASDPRPKVYSAEVTVREGDVCVLAPATHGEFLSSLEIDGTGDVKRLRKYFSGNPDTIYLLNRQCVPLFGYRFRQGHSYGVSVLLETLEGQKKGEAGRIFTVSFAVSGDRDSQLRVSKIQ
- a CDS encoding DUF943 family protein encodes the protein MRITKKKLTFTLIVIVALSAIYRISLPAKIISVHQDSIFSDIVVKNFPITDSGKIKWWLDNQSDIENKYHIPHKDDKGRFAITFWSFGDGYKNISQEDIRLSTQTSDLKCFSDIKNGPNCIDKDRIMTVEKGLNGPITITTKKIYTISSSGKVKQEK
- a CDS encoding GntR family transcriptional regulator, which gives rise to MIDQVRTFLTKSELAYQTLLSAIQSGELKAGQKVTLNELADRLGMSLTPVRDAFTLLAEQGFIIRKPHYAAVIAEKKLSRTDEVSLLRAILEPETARLAAMHANKAQIDEIADAYNASLEAVKNQNARELSRLNELFHLKIAEASGSTLLAEFITSLWKALPVQGMTLNGDTVATLKSHADILTAISEGNPDEARALMAGHVGHAADRGRAYLDSLQSSAPEDKPD
- a CDS encoding amidase is translated as MISPSFSLFDPAFQQAARIQRREISAVQLVEAHLEQIARHNPHINAVVILLAEQALEQAWLADKAQETGQALGPLHGVPITVKESWDVAGLPSTFGLPHLRDNIAGNDALAVTRLKQAGAILLGKTNVPPNLADWQTCHPDYGATLNPWDNQRTPGGSSGGSAAALACGFSALEIGSDIGGSIRMPAHYCGVWGHKPGYGVIPGRGHAQPGHVAPADISVFGPLSRSAGDLRLALDLLAQPDPHSWPRMQAILDDARPRHGTHFRVALWNDDPHFPVSSEIRLALEQAGESLRRAGIEVVDTVRPAFSSRESYEVYVQLLRAATSGRQSDEAFSRHQQLRDNLVDDDASYRALLLRGNVLSHRQWLALNQQRYRLMAAWQAFFDQVDFLLCPVASTAAFPLFNNLPKEDRYLTVDGRTLPSANDYFWLGLASACGLPATTVPLMRTATGLPVGAQIIGRSGADRACIALAEILEHHHYRFAPPPLDAAQSGLSSGADD
- a CDS encoding ABC transporter substrate-binding protein, translating into MQTTAMRGRGIVAVLLLGLSAFSLQAKTTLTLGAAQNSLGSLPLVIAQQKGFFADEGLQVDTVSFKGGAPAVQALAGGSVAACICAADHAVRLQNRHLGGRVLVALTEHHGYGLVALANNPAAQLSDLRGKNVGITSPGSLTDNTLRYYISEKGLNAERDFRLVGIGTGGPMRAAIESGAVQAGMLTTPDVQAALADPRFKLIQDFRTLQYPALDLVVVDRWLNAHRDEAQRLTRAVIKAEQVIQTDPVAVQAGVDKMYPRLSPALRKVLAEEAPKLLSHDGKMAPQGYQLMVKMLKVADPTLSAPDYSAITVPDLLSKG
- a CDS encoding ABC transporter permease — protein: MSNLFTSSQLQPKRQADNALRKNAATSRRIFSQQVLFILVLLLVWQAAGSWFIDPFWVSRPGDIALRLWQLTLNGDLWRHTATTLSEAGSGLILGAVVGIALGLGLARFRAIANVVEPLLMGLYSLPRVALAPLFVLWFGIGLSAKVMMSFSMVLFVFMLNVLEGVRSLDRDHIDLMRTMRASPRYILRRIMLPAILPWIAAAVRIAVGLALIGAVVGELIGSSEGVGWYIENAAGQLDSTGVFTGIIILLVLAMIANSLIGRVFRRMTEWRQ
- a CDS encoding ABC transporter ATP-binding protein — protein: MTAKIDIRQLSVQFSGSSGTVNAIDRLSLSVAPGEFVAIVGPSGCGKSTLLRVIAGLVEAASGQVRIDGEPVSEPPPGVGFMFQRDTLLPWATVAANIRVGCELSTLAPADYARRVAELIELVKLNGFEAHYPGALSGGMRQRVSLARLLAYEPELYLMDEPFGALDYQTKIMMGRELLRIWESRKRSIVFVTHDIEEAVALADRVIVMSPRPGRIVQDYRIDLPRPREPRALRGNPEFSRLCGMIWADLAQASGETL